The following DNA comes from Sporichthyaceae bacterium.
CGTGCAGATCGGGGCCGGCCCCAGCCGCAGCCGATCCGGGGCGCGGAAGTCCCCGATCACCCCGGCGGTCTCGATCAGTGCCCGGCAGATCGCCCAGGCGTCCGGGTGACGCAACGTCAGGTGCGACCCACGGCGGGCCGGATCGCGCGGTGAGGCGGCCGCGAAGCCCAACGGCACCAGCCAGGCGTCGGCCAGCGACAGGGCCAGTTCGGTCAACGCGATTCCCTTGGCCCGCAAGCGATCCAGTCCGGCCCGGCCGAGCAGCCGGACGCCTTCCTCGACCCCGACCAGGCCGAGCACGCCGGGGGTCCCGGTGAGAAACGCTGCCGCACCCGGGCGCGGGTCGTAATCCGGCCCCATCGCGAACTGGTCGCGTTGGGAGAACCAACCGTGTATCGGCTGGCGCAGCAGGCCCGCCAGATTGCTGTTGACGTAGAGGAACGCCGGGGCGCCCGGGCCGGCGTTGAGGTACTTGTAGGTGCACCCGACGGCCAGGTCCGCACCCGCGGCACCGAGCTCGACCGGCACCGAGCCGACGGCGTGGCTCAGGTCCCACAACGTCAAGGCGCCGACGGCGTGCGCCGCAGCGGTGATGCCGGGCAGGTCGGCGATCGCGCCGCTGCGGAAGCCGACGTGGCTCAGACAGACCAGGGCCACGTCCCCGTCCAGCGCGGCCCGCAGTTCGCCCTCGTCGGGCCCGGTGACGTCGTCGGCCGCGACGACCTGCATCGCCAGACCGCGCGCCTGCGCCAGCCCGGCGAGCACGTAGCGGTCCGTGGGGAACTCATCGGCGGCGGTGAGGATCGTGCCGCGTCCGGGCCGGGCCTCCAGGGCGGCCGCGGCGGCCTTGTAGAGGTTGACCGTCGTCGAGTCGCTGACCACGACCTCGCCCGGCCGGGCCCCCAGCAACGTGGTCGCGATGCGGTCGCCGACCCGCGTGGGCAGGTCGATCCAGCTCTCCCAGGACCGGACCAGGCCTTCCCGCCACTCGATGTCCACGACCTCGGCCAACCGCCGGGCGGTCGCGCGCGGCAGCCGACCCAGCGAGTTGCCGTCCAGATAGATCAGACCGGGCTCGATCTCGCCGAACTCGTCCCGGAAGTCCGCCAACGGGTCGGCGGCGTCCAGCGCCTGGGCGGTCGAGCGCAGCGTCACGTCGGACATCGAAGGCTCCTCTCGACCTCGGGCCGTTCGGCGGCCAAGCTATCCCCCGCGGGGTCGAAGATCATCGGACTGCCGGGAGGTGATGCGGCCATGGCATCGCAGGAGTCGGACCTGGCTGGCCTGCTGACGCGACACCGTGCCGTGCTCGTCGGGTCCGCGATGCTGCGCGGCGATCAGGTGATGATCGACGCCGCCGCGATCGGTCGCGTCCCGCCGGGGCTGCGGCGGTGGCTCGACGAACCGCTGCCGGCGCGGGCCGGCGTGCATCGCTGGCCGCTCCGCGCGGGCACCGACGTGCGCCGGCTACTGGCCGACGCCGGGCCGGATCCGCTCGTCGAACCGGTGCACCTGCTGCGAGCCGCGCCGCGGTGGCGCAGCGGTCCGGCTCGGCCGCCGGTGCTGGTCCGCGAAGCCGCGCCGGCGCCGGAGCCGGCCGACCCGTCGGCGCCGCCGGTCACCGTCGCGGTGCTCGACACCGGCGTCGCGGCCCATCCGTGGTTCGTTCACCGGCCGTGGTTCGCGCAGGTGACGGACGATCAGTTCGAGGTGCTGGACGCGAATCACGACGGCCGGCTGGACTCGGTGGCCGGGCACGGGACCTTCGTTGCCGGGGTCGTCCAACAGCACGCGCCGTCGGCCCGGCTGCGGATCCGCCGGGTGCTGCACACCGACGGCATCTGCGACGAAGTCGATCTCATCGAGGCGCTCGGCGAGCTGGCGGAGGACCCGGAGCCGGCCGAGATCGTCAATCTGTCCTTCGGC
Coding sequences within:
- a CDS encoding S8/S53 family peptidase → MASQESDLAGLLTRHRAVLVGSAMLRGDQVMIDAAAIGRVPPGLRRWLDEPLPARAGVHRWPLRAGTDVRRLLADAGPDPLVEPVHLLRAAPRWRSGPARPPVLVREAAPAPEPADPSAPPVTVAVLDTGVAAHPWFVHRPWFAQVTDDQFEVLDANHDGRLDSVAGHGTFVAGVVQQHAPSARLRIRRVLHTDGICDEVDLIEALGELAEDPEPAEIVNLSFGGHSQDDRVSRLLDRAVRRLTDNSVVVAAAGNSGTQRPFWPAALPDVIAVGALDVAGSAPAEFSNRGAWVDAWAVGADVLGAFVASARQLPAPVEPAGCFARWSGTSFAAPLVAGRIAALAGRGVPVRAAAEEVVGTAVGRSA
- the kynU gene encoding kynureninase, with translation MSDVTLRSTAQALDAADPLADFRDEFGEIEPGLIYLDGNSLGRLPRATARRLAEVVDIEWREGLVRSWESWIDLPTRVGDRIATTLLGARPGEVVVSDSTTVNLYKAAAAALEARPGRGTILTAADEFPTDRYVLAGLAQARGLAMQVVAADDVTGPDEGELRAALDGDVALVCLSHVGFRSGAIADLPGITAAAHAVGALTLWDLSHAVGSVPVELGAAGADLAVGCTYKYLNAGPGAPAFLYVNSNLAGLLRQPIHGWFSQRDQFAMGPDYDPRPGAAAFLTGTPGVLGLVGVEEGVRLLGRAGLDRLRAKGIALTELALSLADAWLVPLGFAAASPRDPARRGSHLTLRHPDAWAICRALIETAGVIGDFRAPDRLRLGPAPICTRFVDVWDAFDRIRVLVAAGGYHRFADTSRKIT